In the Microcebus murinus isolate Inina chromosome 14, M.murinus_Inina_mat1.0, whole genome shotgun sequence genome, one interval contains:
- the NODAL gene encoding nodal homolog has protein sequence MLARCLPLLLLHCWWALLQAGAETLAAASLRTRGQPSSPSPLAYMLSLYRDPLPRADIIRSLQAQDVEVHGQNWTFAFDFSFLSQEEDLEWAELRLQLPSAGAFAAEEPLSIEIFHQPKPDSQQAQGDCLERLQMDLFTVTLSQVTFSSGSMVLEVTRPLSKWLKHPGALEEQMSSVARECWPRSRTPPVDNVLLVLYSNLPREQRRLGGSTLLWEAESSWRAQEGQLSQEAGSRHRRHHLPDRSQLCRKVKFQVDFNLIGWGSWIIYPKHYDAYRCEGECPNPVGEEFHPTNHAYIQSLLKRYQPHRVPSTCCAPVKTKPLSMLYVDNGRVLLDRHEDMVVEECGCL, from the exons ATGCTCGCCCGTTGCCTGCCGCTCCtcctcctgcactgctggtgggcccTGCTCCAGGCGGGCGCCGAGACGCTGGCCGCCGCGTCTCTGCGTACGCGGGGACAGCCCTCGTCGCCGTCCCCTCTGGCATACATGCTGAGCCTCTACCGCGACCCGCTGCCCCGGGCGGACATCATCCGCAGCCTGCAGGCGCAAG ATGTGGAGGTCCACGGGCAGAACTGGACCTTCGCTTTTGACTTCTCCTTCCTGAGCCAAGAAGAGGACCTGGAGTGGGCCGAGCTCCGGCTGCAGCTGCCCAGTGCTGGGGCCTTCGCTGCCGAGGAGCCACTTTCCATTGAGATTTTCCACCAGCCCAAGCCAGACTCGCAGCAGGCCCAAGGCGACTGCTTAGAGCGGCTTCAGATGGACCTGTTCACAGTTACTCTGTCCCAGGTCACCTTTTCCTCCGGCAGCATGGTCCTGGAGGTGACCAGGCCCCTCTCCAAGTGGCTGAAGCACCCTGGGGCTCTGGAGGAGCAGATGTCCAGTGTGGCCCGAGAGTGCTGGCCGCGGTCCCGGACACCGCCCGTGGACAACGTGCTCCTCGTGCTCTACTCCAACCTCCCGCGGGAGCAGAGGCGGCTGGGCGGCTCCACCTTGCTGTGGGAAGCTGAGAGCTCCTGGCGGGCCCAGGAGGGCCAGCTCTCCCAGGAGGCCGGCAGCAGGCACCGACGACATCACTTGCCAGACAGAAGCCAACTGTGTCGGAAGGTCAAGTTCCAGGTGGACTTCAACCTGATCGGATGGGGCTCCTGGATCATCTACCCCAAGCATTACGACGCCTACCGCTGTGAGGGCGAGTGTCCCAACCCCGTGGGGGAGGAGTTCCATCCCACCAACCATGCGTACATTCAG AGTCTGCTCAAACGTTACCAGCCCCACCGGGTCCCTTCCACCTGCTGTGCCCCAGTGAAGACCAAGCCCCTGAGCATGCTGTACGTGGACAACGGCAGAGTGCTCCTAGATCGCCACGAAGACATGGTCGTGGAAGAATGTGGGTGCCTTTGA